The following DNA comes from Oncorhynchus masou masou isolate Uvic2021 chromosome 21, UVic_Omas_1.1, whole genome shotgun sequence.
ATGTTGGTTTAGGCTATTAAATACCAAAGTGAACAGCTATTATGGGTTTCAATGTGATATGCTCTTACACTAAATTATACACGGTGTAGCCTAGACAAAAACACCTCGTTGCCTTTTTCAGGTGAAATGTCGAACATAATGCATGATATTCTATATAAATTAATATTTATCTCTTGTTTGAACGTTGAGGTATGCCCTAATAGCAAAGATTTCAATCAGAGTCAAGCACAAAAGTCACTGACAGGTTTGCTCTGTTTTTATTTGCTGTTTCACGTTCGACACAAGGTGGTTTCCATACTGGATCACACGCTGCAAAGTCTTTTTTCAACAGCTGGGCAAACTAATGAACAAGATCTGTCCAAAGTTCAAACATTTCTCATGGAAACGCGGAGTCCCTTTCTCCACAAATTGAGGATGATGTTATTGGAATCTGCTAAGAACACTTTGCAAGAGAGTTTTAATATaggaaaataaatacatgaatCACTCGGTGCATTTTGGATGATCTGCTGGGGTTGATTTGACCATTTTAAAGGTTTATTGCCAGGCATATACTGGTCAATACCATATTATTTGCCTCCAACATTGTACACCTtcagatacagtaggtctatgaGGTAGGTTATAATGGGCCCATCAAATAATGTCGGTGGGGACCTTGATCCAAACGATTTCACAAATAATCTAGATCATATCCGGAGTAAGCGTGTTTCTCCGTTAAATGTGTCAATTTGTGGTCCATGCCCTCTTTGATAGTCTTGTCGTTCATTAATGAACACTGTCATTATGGCAAAATGACTGTAATAGCATATATCGCAATCATTTTATTGTCAAAATCATGTATCATGTTGAGGTGAAAATAACAAAAATGCAATATTAACGTTGGCCTAAATTCTTCCGGGAAAAATATCTAATCGTTGCAGGACAATAGGCCAAATGTTATCCATATTTAAAAAGAAACATTTTATTAGTCACCATTTAGGATATTATAGTCCAAAATTGATTTGAAAAAGATACAATTGAAAGCATAACAAAATTAGGTTTTCAGATATTGTTCATATTAATGTCAGTTCATCTGGAGTAGGCTAAAGGTACGCCTCGAGCATATGAAACTCATTCGCAGACCAGCTTCTCAGTTGTTccaaacacagttaatatattaTCTAAATGAACATAGCttcttaaaatgttattttatttatttaaaacaaGTAAGCTTGAATGTGTCTGTGGAAATATACACTGAAAAACAAAACACAGACCACAGGCCTATGGCATAAGCCTATAAAGCCTCAATTCTCCGCGATATTTTCACCAGACTCAATTCAATTCTCCATGTTATTTGCGCATCGGGGGGCAATTACATGATAATTAAACACATTTCACGGTTACTCAGCCAAAATGTGTGTCTACAAAATACCATGATCAAAGTCAAATCTGTTCAGGTTCACGAGCCGCATCATGTAGGGTTACGGTTCACAAAAAGATGCTTTGGTCTTTCCATGATATTGTTAAAAATCCATTTACAACACGCCGGAATCCTTTATGAGGTAAAGCTCTGCGGCTGTATTTCTGTTAGATTTGGCTTTAGCCTTGCTCATTGATCAAAAACTTGCGGTGCGTCAACCCAAGCGAGCATCAATACAGTTAGCATTTATGAACTTTACAGGGATATTACAATTATATTGAATACACTTTAGATGCGTCTATCAATGGTTCATAACCTAATTTCATATGGAGTTACATTCATGATACAATATTTTACGCAATAGCTTACAAGACTGAACAACAAAGCTGGCTATATGTCACTCTGACAGAATCCTTAGACCATATAATTAATACACTCTCTTTACAATGGTAATGAAAATGTTTTGTAAGGCTTCATTTTTAAACTCAAAACGTTACAATTCATATTGTTCCTGAATTATTTGGATATGCGTAAAAGTTGGAACAGTTGCGTAATTGAATAGTACTTTTTTACGCCTCATGCACAGAATGGCCTCTTCAAAATTAACATCAGAAATACCAACAATCAGTGAATAAAtcgtatttgttttatttgaaaaTGAACAAGAAATAAGTTAAGCACATGCAGAGACATCAAAACAAACAGAGAAAGATAAAACGCTGACATTAGGCTGCACATAAAAATCACAAATTTTCTGGTTTGAAAAGTACCACAAAAGACATACAGTTGTCATGTATAAAGaaatacacattttttttatttataatgCATTTCCACGTGGAATTTAAGATTGTTATACAAGATTGGTTTGTAAATATGTTTGTCAGATATTTAGCAAATGAACCAAAGCAATGCGTAAAATGACAACATTCATTTAAAAAGTAAGCGATCTGGAACAGACGGGTGTTTGTCGCTTCACCTGTCTCACGCGTTCCACGAGACCTTATTGACCTTCATTCATGCACATAGTAACACACATGGACATATTCATCGTGGGTACTACAAGTTCGGGGAATACAACGTTATTTTACAAGCTCAAAATTGTTTTAAATACACTAGCAATGATTTACGACTGGATATACAATCATTCAATGGTAACACTTTACAGTATAGGCCTATTGCATTTTACTCATACACATTCTTATACATTAAAGTAACAGTCCCTATGCACCAGGTGCATGCAAAAAAATATGATCGATGTTTTCTGTCATCCTTTTATCGAGCACTATAAAAATGAGAAGATACTAAGAAGTGTTGAGGACTGGTCTGGAATACACACCTTGATAGTATGACGCCTCTATTGCGGATGGGTCCATGGCTCTGCCTACCATGGACGCGCTGCCGAGGGGTAGACTGGAAGACATACTTGAGCCGTAGGAAGAGTATTGCAAAGCTTGCTCGTAGGCTTTCAAATCCAGTTTGTGCTGTTGCTCTGAGGATGACATTAAATTATTTATTGAAAACGGGTGGTTGAATGAGTAATGGGGATCCCCTTTTAGGTGCAGATGGGACTCGTGCGCCATCGAGTGCGGAGGtaaagggagagaggacagggacgTGGCCGAGCTGGCCACGGGGTGGAGAGGTGGCCCGCTGCTCTTTAGTTCAGAGGCGCTGCCACTGCTCCTGTGGTCCATGCTGTGAGGGCTGGAGGACTGGTTGGAGAGGGAGTTGGAGTCCACATTCCCAGTCTTGCTGTTGTTGTTCTCGCTCGAAGGCGACCCAGAACCGGACTGGTCTTTCCTTCCGTCCCCTTTACTTGAAGATATCTTTCTATTTTCGCATTTAAAGCGCTTTTGTCTGCGTAGGTAACAACCGTTCTCGAACATATTTCCTGAATCTGGGTGCAGGGCCCAGTATGAGCCTTTGCCTGGCTTATCCGGTGACCTAGACACTTTGATGAAGCAATCATTAAAAGACAAGGAATGGCGAATAGAGTTCTGCCACCTCTGTTGGTTCTGTCTGTAGTATGGAAATAGGTCCATTATCCACTGATAGATTTCGCTAAGCGTGAGCATCTTGCTTGGTGCTTGCTGAATGGCCATGGTTATGAGGGATATGTATGAATACGGAGGCTTTGCGTGTGGGTAGCTTCTCCTGAACGACTTGTTGTCCCTTGCTCGGTTCAGGTTGGGCTGAGTATAGGACATTGGGCTCATAGTAGGGCTCATGCTCGCGTATGGATTCATAGCGTTCATGGAAGCCTGCTGAGCCGACATCGCGCCCATATTCGAGGGGCTAAGGGCAGTGCCCATTAACGGTACCCCTCCACCCATTCCGTTCATCGCACTGGACGCGCTCGGGGGCATCCCTGTCATTGTCCCGGGGCTTAGTCCGGCTCCCAGGCCGGGGTTGGCGTAAGACATATTGAAAGAACCTGAGGTCATATTTCCATTAGTAGACATACTCATGTAACTGTTCATATTGTTCATGGAACTCAGTCCTGCATTCATGCTGTTGTTCACCATGGGCGAATATACCTGGAATAACAGGAGAGAAATGTGATCACAACAATGCATTGGTCTTCCACACACTCAAAGTGCTTACGttttttattatttgtttttattcTGCCGAAATCGACTGTGTAATAATGTTAAGCCAATAATAATGAATACTTATTAATATTAGGCTGTTAGTAAacacaaaatatttcaaaacttAACGAATTTAATTAATTCGATTTGACTAAAAAACATGAGATTAATTTTGAGAGCTTTTAAACAGCAGCATCAAAACAGTGCAGCCTGGTCCATTTGCATGATGTATCTCAAACTCAAACAACATCGTTTCATTGTGTTAGGGTATAAAACGTGATTTTGTGCTGCTTTTGAAGCAATGCAATTATTTAGATGAACATTTTATGTAGGCCTATTATGCACAAACATAAGGTCAAGCAACGTGTATTAATCTTAATATTGGTATGGAACAAACGAATTAAGATTGATTGGAAACATTCCACTGACTGCAACTTTCTTTTCGAATAACAAGCATTGATAAACATATGCCATGATCTCGTTGCATGATGGCTGGTAAACATTCAGTGCCAAATCCCATTTTTACGCACATGTATAATGGTATTTTATTTATTGTTAAAGTGCCAGTATCTCAAGTCAGCATTCGGCCTGCTGTGACTGCAATGTGCACTGCTGCCACCCGGCGTGCTTGGCCGTCTCTCGTTCTTTAGGATACATCATCAGGTTGCATATAGTGAAGTCTATGCCCAAAAGAGCCCAATATtctataaacaacaacaacaacaacaccgtGCCATTTGAAAATTTTTAAGGACACTCAGTGCAGTTTGCTAGAAAACATGCATCGCAAAAACGAAGACGTGGAAATCAGTCAGCACCTAATTGTTATTCTAATACACAAATCGAATAAAACTGAAATACACATAGCCTACCTCTTGTGCCTCATTGTAATAGCTGCTCCAATCTGGCGTTTCGTGACCTTCCATTTTCACTGTACCCAACATTATGGTTGATATCCACAAATCGTAAACATGCAGTTCCTCAGACTGGAGTTTGTGAGAAATGTTTCATAGGAAAGGGTGCGTTATAACTGGTGGGATGTTGCAGGAGGGTTATAGAGTAAAGAAGTGAGGAGATAGGATGTTGAATGCAGTGTGACCTGTGAGTTTAGATCTTCCCCTAATACGTAGGCGGTACAACCCACCCACTTTTTCAGTGTTCATTTGCCTGGCTCCTTTTCCCTCGCTGAAGTCACCCCTCCGGTGCCCACAGTTATTCTGCGTCTTTACAGAGAAAAATAGCTCAGTCAAAAAtaatgttttcccctccctaaTAAGGTGTATAAACATTCCATCAGTCAGAAAGCAGGGTTTGAAAAACAGCCGAGCATGGCATTTGTTGTTGTACAATTACGCACTTGGAATTATATCCATAAATGAAGGTATTTCATATGCCACGGAGAAAGCCAGGCATAAACCAAATAGACAGGAAACTAGCATTTACAACCTAGAATTTGAGGTCTTTAAGATTAATCATGACGGGAATGTTAATGAACTAAAATGTAACAGAACAGTCTGTTTATGCCTATAATTTCAAATGATCCATTACCTACACAAGGGCGCGCGCGCCCTACAATGTCATGATAATATTTTCTCTGCCTCACAGAAAGTTGTCGATAGGTATCAAAATGTTAAATTCTGCGAGAATTGAGAAGGCGTTAGCATTGAGGATATTGGATATTCTTATAAAAAAAGATTCACTTATAAGCAATGAAGGTTTATTTCTTTATAATAATTTAATTTATGTGCAGACTATGCCCATATATAGGATTTAATTGTAGCCTACTTAAGCCTGTGTTTCAGGCTTAATGTTTAATGTTATGGCCTCTGGACAATGGAGAAGACAAGTGTCAACATCTTAATATGCGTGAAAAAAAGCTTCCCAATATTCCTCTGCTCTGTTAACTAGACAGTATCCCTACAAGCAGTTTCAGCCAGGTCCTTCGATTCTAAACCCGTTAATGAGGGAATAACAGCGATAATTATCCCTTTACATGGGATTATCTCAGGGTGATCTCTAACGCCATTAGGGAGAGAAAATCGATTTGTTAAGGCCGGATTAAAACCTCCCACAAAGCATGGGAAATTAGGTTTACTGCTggatttgaaatctgacacagtagATATAGCCAACCTCACAAAGCCCTACAGATGAACATGGTTGTTTTACAGATATTTACGCTAATAGATTGCTTTATTCTATGACATGAGTCTTTATGATCACATGTTTATTATGGCACAGGAAAAAGGGGGGGAAAGGAAAATATAATCAGAAGATGAATTGTCCCAAAGAAATTAGAAGGGATGAATTACATTCCACATTTGAAAAGCGTACTAGACAATATTGGATTTCATGACAATAATATTTCCTGAAGGCCTACACATCCATAATGAAAACTACAGAGCCAATAGAAAAAGGCATAGGCCTATGCCGAATTGAAGCTATACTTCTTCTGTCGATTAGAAAAGCCTTTGAGCGTTGAACACGTTCGCAATTTGTAACCTTTTACTTAGTTCAGTTTCCAGTGCTCGTCCGGGTCTTCGGCAGTTTTAGTTCTGCACCCACGTGGTGTCTGTTTTGTCCAGCCGAGTTGTCTGGTTTGGTTGCTAGGAGATCCTCCCAGCCACCACGAAGAAATGGTGGATGTGAAAGCGTCACAAAAGTTTGTAAACATTTTACCTGCCAACGTGTTTATGAGATGATATTCAGACATTTAAAGTAACGTCAATTTCAGCAAACAGCGGTGTCTTGTCACTTCAATAGTTTTGGAAAAGGTAAGCGTTGGaattggctaacgttagctaatctAAAGTTATTCTAGTAGCATTGGAGTGGTTCACTGCTGGCAACATTGTAGCTCGTTGACATCTTTTAAACTTCACTAGCAACAAAATACACACTGTGAAGCTGTTATACTGACAGTGCTGCTACTTTTTGTAACACAGTAACAAAAATCTTAGCGTCAACAGTTTGATCATCATCGGTTATTGAGTAGGCCGCGTAGTCCTACATAGAATAAGCATCACTCATGTCATATATCACGTTTTAGGCGACCATTTGTTTTTATTGCTGTGTGTTTTAATCATTTTAATGGATGTTTCATAATCACCCATTGAAAAAGAATACCTCTTACAACTCACCCACTTCCATCCTTAGTCCTTTACTTTTTTTGCATGTTTCACTTGCCAACATTTGGTCACGTTGATAGACATGGAGCAACTTGCTGAGAAATAAGGTTCTGAGCCACAGCGAGAAGCTAAAGCTGAAGAAGGAGTTAGGGGTGCTACGCAATGAATACCAGTGTGAATTCTTACAAATGAAGCAGCTGTTTTTCAACTCCCACACAACCACCAGCACACAGGATCAACCACCAGACTCTCCACACACTGGAGTCATCAGGACTGATGGAAGAGGCTATAGAGGGACCCTGTGGCACATCGGACACACCCCAAAATAGGACCTCACAGATGTCTGCAGGGTCAGTCAGCCTGTTGGAGTTCCATGCAGATTTGCTACAATCACCACCTGCCTCCTTACCACAAAGTGCTCTCCTACTAGACATCCCTAAAACAAAGTCTGGGGTGAGCAGGAGTCAAGGAACCACACGTATCAAAGGAATCAGTGAAGGGAGAAATTCAGTTCATTTGGTCCTGTCTTCTCCAGGCCAGAAACCTTTCCAGAAGCCGGCCATAGCTCAGCTAGCAGGGACTACCAAAGTGGTGTCCATGTCCATGAGGCCACAGCCTCCCTCTAAGCCCAGGTCAGAGAGGCCAGCAACAGGGACCAGGATGTTTATATACAAGAGCAAGAAGGAGTCAGAGCAGGTGTCAGAGAAGGAAGCGGCAGAGAGGCGCATCCGGAGATCCAACTTCTTCAGCAGATGTCTGGCTCTGAGCTCGGACAACACCGATGACAGCAGGAACAGTGAGGAGTCGGGCTCCGAGCCATCCCACGGGAAAGCCCCACAGAGGGTCAAGAAAAAGAAAAGGAGGAATCAGAAAGATAGGTCTACGCATGCACCAAGGACGCCCACTGACGACAGAAGCTCAAAGAGCCAGAGGAGTACCATGGCCCCTAACAGTATCCACAGTGTCAAGTCCACCACAGAGCTGCTGGAGGAGGCACGGGGCATTGTAGGGGCCGAGGTTGCAGAGAGCCAGGTGGACACGGACCCCCAGCAGAGACACCCAGAGGAGTCAGTGGCCACGACTATGGGGCTTgtcagaggcagagggaggacgGTGGATGAGATCATTGCCTCCTTACAGAGAGGGGACAGTGATATGCCATCTGCCTCGGACCAGATGATCAAGGAGCTGATGGAAAGAGTGCTGGGGGACAGCTACAATGCTGACAATGAGGTGACAACATGATAACAATAGGACAACAACATATAATATCCTGAATGGTCACAAACATTTTGACCTTTGTACTTTTGTTAGAGATTTTAAATAAGCCCGGTGGTAGTTAATTGATATTAGTTATTTAAACAGGTATTCAATGCTCATAGCAATTTACACTTGTATTGATTAATGACAATCTTTGTTTTTTTAATAACATTCAATCATTTTTAAAGGAAGAAAAAACAGTGGaatcagaggagagagaagagaatattAGCCATATACCAACAGAGGTAATGCAGAGACTCGAGTGTATTTAGATTTGATCACATTTCATTGAAAAAATAGGTTTTCAGAGCATTTGAGAACATTTTCAAGTGTAGAGGTTTCGGTTATTAAGGTTGTATAAAGTTGAAACTAAATTCAACCTTAATAAGGAATTCTGTTAGTAAGATAGTTAACATTAACAAACGTCTTATCCACATTTTTCCAGGATACTCCTCAGAGTTCCCCGGTTCCACAGAGGATGTTGTGGGTTAAGAGGGATTCTCCTACCCCTCCAAGACCTGCTGAGTCCCCTAAAGTCACATCAGGGGTCTACAAGATCGCTCAGTCACTGTCTGAACGAGAGACAGACGGCGATGACTCTATGGTCTCTGCTCTTCCACAGAAGGTAATACTTGGATTCATGTGGCTATCATTGTGTGAAGTTCAGTAGTTGTAACTGTACTATCAGTTTATCTTGTTCACGCCTAATTTATTTAAGTCTTTTCTTATTTTAGCTCCCACAATTAGAACACAAACATTTGTCtttgtgtttttttccccctccctccatcaaaGGTGACTTATGCAGATGTAATGACAGCTCGAGGAGATACCATAGCTCCTTCTCAGAGACCAGCGAGGGTGTCTTTACAAAACAAAACCATTCAAGGCCTCTCCCCTCTAGCAACATGGGCCCCCAAAGCACAGTAAGCGTCTTGTATTCCCTGTCACTCTGGTTGATCATGAGAGATGTGAGTTGTTGTATCGAACTGATTTTGAGTTGTGATCATTATTGGAGGTTAAACTACTACTTCTATTACAAACTTGGGTATTAAATGGATACCACATACAACACTGCactgtcaaataaatagtggtTTTCTCCTAAAACACGAAGACATGTTGCTTAAACCTGTATAATCACGGTCGTCACTGTGTTATCCCTGCTTGTTTTGAACGAAGTTGTTTTCCAACAACCTCTTCAACTCACTATCATTAGTAACCATCTCCGACCTTGACTTTAATGGATTGGGCGGGGGTGGCATTGGACGGAGATGAGCTCAGCTCCAGGGAGTCTCTCTGCAAATAAAGTGACTTTTAAGCTATCATCAAAACTCCCCACCTGATTCTCGGAGACCCATTGACACAGAGAGTAATTATGCTCCTAGCCTAACACTCTttagactgctctctctctgtctggagcctGGTGCAACCACACACTT
Coding sequences within:
- the foxa1 gene encoding hepatocyte nuclear factor 3-alpha, whose translation is MLGTVKMEGHETPDWSSYYNEAQEVYSPMVNNSMNAGLSSMNNMNSYMSMSTNGNMTSGSFNMSYANPGLGAGLSPGTMTGMPPSASSAMNGMGGGVPLMGTALSPSNMGAMSAQQASMNAMNPYASMSPTMSPMSYTQPNLNRARDNKSFRRSYPHAKPPYSYISLITMAIQQAPSKMLTLSEIYQWIMDLFPYYRQNQQRWQNSIRHSLSFNDCFIKVSRSPDKPGKGSYWALHPDSGNMFENGCYLRRQKRFKCENRKISSSKGDGRKDQSGSGSPSSENNNSKTGNVDSNSLSNQSSSPHSMDHRSSGSASELKSSGPPLHPVASSATSLSSLPLPPHSMAHESHLHLKGDPHYSFNHPFSINNLMSSSEQQHKLDLKAYEQALQYSSYGSSMSSSLPLGSASMVGRAMDPSAIEASYYQGVYSRPVLNTS